The window CAAACCTCATCTGCCAAAAGGACGAGACCTTCCTTCTTGCAGAACTCCACAATCTGCCGCTGGTTTTCTTCTGAAAGGACCTGCACAGGAGCACACAAACTTAGGGTTGGTCTTATTTCAGggtggaaaaaataaataaaatcctcTGTTTCATTATTCTTTCTTGTAAAACCAAAAAGATTGAGGTAATATGCATCAAGATGGCAGTTTAGAAGATTCTTTCTTCGTTAAAAGGCATGAAAAACCATCATTTCAGGGTAcaggttaaaaaaaatgaattcaaATGCATGCTCACCTGTCCTGTTGGGTTGCCCGGGTTAATAACTACCAGAGCCCTAACCGACAAACCCTTAGATTTGGCAGCAGCCAATTGCTTCTTGAGGTCAGAGATTTCCAGACCCCACCCAGTCGCTTCATCAAGATAGTAAGGAACCTGACAATACACCAAGGTTTACATACAAGAGACAATTTTCTATGATTCATATCCCCCACAAGAAAAGGTAAGCTAAAATATACAATTACAATCTTCCATCACGAGCGACACTTGACTTACAAGGGTGCCTCCATGAAGGGCAATGGAAGCAGAGTACAAGGGGTACTGAGGAATGGGACAGAGTATGCCATCGCTCTCCGACCTAATGAGTAATTGCATCATCATATGAACCTAAGATGgtgaaaaaaaggagaaacaagGAGTTGAatgttttagttttaaaaCTGCAAAAAGAGGACGATGAAGAAAGAAACTGAAAGAGATAGAAAAGCTACCCCTGGGCTAGCACCATCTGTCAAGAAGATATCATTAGGATCAGAAGGGAACCCATCACGGGCTTCAATCCCGGCAGCAATTGCATCGCGTAAACCTTTAATGCCCTGCGGGGAAAAGGGGTGTTGAAATTAGTATTTCCTCTaaagaataaaacaaaaaagagaatATACAAAGAGAAATAAGACGAATGGGAAAATAGTGGTTTCTAATACCTGGCTATGGCTGTATGCACCAGTTGCTCTTCCAGGAATTTGATCGAGAATCGTCCAAGCTCGGTCAATCGAATCAGCACTGCATAAGCCACCCAAAGAAATCATGGAACTGAGAAAAATTTTCTATTGTAATGATCACATAGCACAAAGAGACGCTGTTAACAAGACAGTTTCATTCAGTTCATCAAATCTAGTTATCAGAAATGACTAAGATTTCTCGAGGTGTTCATTAAATAATGCAGAACCCAAAGCGTCCCTGATTCCTAAGACTGCCTAAAATATATCTTCCTAAAACCTTAGACTTGTTTCCTAGCAGATGAGAGTTGATGTCAATAAAGAGTTGAGCCAAATCGAATACTTATTACAATCTTGAAAAGATCAATGAAATTACCTGAACAAGCCTGAGGTCTCGCTTTTGTCCAAGAGGGAGGGGTGGTCACATAAAGCAAGAACCTAGGACATGAATACAGATGAACTAGAGCTTGTTTGATCTTCTAAATTGCAATAATGGATGATATGTTTAACAGAAAACCAACCTCTCGGAAAAATGTGATAGGCTGCTGACCCAGAGACTGCGGATTCCCGATATTACAATAAAGTATCTGCAGCAATGGAGAAGCATAATTGTCTCTCACATTATAGATTCTAAGGTGTTTAACAGAATAAATTGATTCTAAAAGAGAATCCTTTAAACAGATAATATTTCTTCCTGTTGTATTAAAAGatgtgaaaaattaaatgcTCTTAAGTTCTTATATGTCCAGCAAAGAATGAGTACCTCATCAAAAGGGTGGGACCCTGGGTTATCTTTGAGCTCTTGCTGTAAACGCTGAGACAGGAAAACAAGAAAACACTCGGTTAAAACAATGAATCAACTATATGCCTTTGAGAGATGCTTAGTTAATTAGACTCCCATCCTTAAGCTTTCGAAATTGCACGTTGGATTTATTATATAACTAATCAAGTATCTCAGCTCACATGATAAAGGAAAGGATCTTAATACAGTATAGTTTTCTCAAATAACAACTAGTAGACCACCTCATATTCCAAGAGGACTTGCAATAAGAAACCCGCATAATTTACCTGGGCAATAGTGACAACCTCACCACGCACAGCATATTCGCATTTTAGAACCTGCAAAGCACGAAAATTATCAAGCAAGAAACTAGAGCTCTAATGCTATGACATTTATAAGAACCACAAAAACTCAATTCTATTCGATTAAAGCCCCATCAAGGTTCACACTTTTCATGAGAATCGAACATGGGCACCCATTCACGACCTCCAatcaacaaaatcaatttacaGCAGCTATTTCAGAACCTTCAGACCGCATAACTCACCTTCAAAAGGCTCCATTATATGAACAGGAGAATGTTTCATCTCGACAAGATTCTGCTAatttaactttgaaacatatcatatcaatatatatgtataaagcAATCAATACAGTTCATTGAGTCCCCACTCTTGACcataaaagaatttaaaaagaatCTTCAAAACAGGAACATCTGCGAAGGCCATTAAAAAACTCTTGTTTAAGGGGGCAAAAGCAAAAAATCTTAGTCATATCCACCCAGTATCACAATTTTATGTACATAcacgtatatatttatatatttatatttatgtatgtaaAGTAACCAGCAAAAACCCAGAATGCAGAAGCACCGAATATATCAGAAAAACAACGCAACGATTACGGATTGCAAAGAAAAATCGAACCTTGGGGTTGATAGTGTGAAGGGTCAGCGGGGTAGGAGGATCCATGGTAGAAGAGGAAGGAGACGGAGAAGGGCAATCGACGATGGAGGTGGAGGACAAGAAACGGGTCAACAACAGGGATTGGAGAGGATTAAGAGGCTCGGGGCGGCGCTGAAAGGAACGGGAGAGGTGGAAGAGAGACTTGGCTTTATCAGCCACGAATCTCCGCATCTCTTTATATACACCCACCGCTCAATCTGACAAAGTTTATGAGGGAATGTAAATGGGGGGAGTGCGTGCTGACGGGTGGGGAAGAGGATCTCCTTTCATCTTTCTTACGCTCCGAATTGAACCGGATCGGGTCCCCGTGGGCGATTTCCTCGAAACCCAGAACCTTGGACTTTGTGAAAAAAAGGAACAGTGCCCAGAAtagagagggaaagagagagacaggcagctagagagagaaagtgttTGTCGAGGCCTCTTCTTCGTTTCAGTGTGATCGCCCACtgtattctctctctctctctctctctcccccccccccccctggCGGCTGCGCCCTGCACACAGTTTTACTGGAAAACAGTGAGAGAGCCAGGAAGAGgagaaatgagacaaaattcTTTTAGCAATGAATTCAATGCAACAGTAATAGCTCTGgattaaaattcttttctcaattataaaagagatttttaaatttgtaaatgaaaataaaaatgaaaaataacgAGACAAAGATAGTGTTATGAACGGGGAATTCAAAACCTCTTACTTCACATGCGGTGAATATGCAGTCATTATGGTCGAACCCTATGATGTATTGCTGGTTACATTCACCTTAAGGCCTTCTCGTAgtgtttcattttctttctccaaaatcaagagattttgaATTGCTCCTAGCAGTAGGGCTTTTCTTAGCCATTTATTTTCCACTCTTTTTTGCTTTACTAGTTTTGGGTTGGATTCACGGATCTAGAAATTCAACTCAATGAAAGCGAAATTCAAGGGATGCCAAGAACAAGTAAAATCCTAAAGTTAAGGAGGTAAAATGGGATATGTTTAAAAAACAAGtgataaatttaatgaaattaactaaaaattttatatagtgTTTTGGGGAGCCAACAAGAGGACCCATGCACTTACGTGTCCATTTATGCGTGGAAGCAAGAAATTCAGTGTTAGGCCAGTTTGGAAGATGTTGCGTCGGGGAAGCCTGGAGCACGTGATCCCACGTGGACTAGTGTGTGGGACCCGTTATCAATGACGTGTATGCGCCGGGTGCACAAAGTGATTTTATAGGTTTTTCTTGCATGACATGCGAGcaagcaaataaataaatgaaaataaaagaggtTTCTTGCATAACAGGGCACGGGCTGCATAAAATTTGCTTTTGCTTACACAAAATATAGTTCGTccttataatttattcatcATCTCAATTAGGTCCATCTGATTTTCAGTTTATCTAACCATTCCCTAAACTTTCATTATTGTTTATGTATCTGACCACTCTCTAAATTTTAGTTGATTAGCTCTTAGGTGAAGAGAAAATAACGTCGTACATACCAACCTTTTGGGTTTCTTAGTTTTATCtcatactttaaa of the Punica granatum isolate Tunisia-2019 chromosome 6, ASM765513v2, whole genome shotgun sequence genome contains:
- the LOC116211568 gene encoding alanine aminotransferase 2-like, which produces MRRFVADKAKSLFHLSRSFQRRPEPLNPLQSLLLTRFLSSTSIVDCPSPSPSSSTMDPPTPLTLHTINPKVLKCEYAVRGEVVTIAQRLQQELKDNPGSHPFDEILYCNIGNPQSLGQQPITFFREVLALCDHPSLLDKSETSGLFSADSIDRAWTILDQIPGRATGAYSHSQGIKGLRDAIAAGIEARDGFPSDPNDIFLTDGASPGVHMMMQLLIRSESDGILCPIPQYPLYSASIALHGGTLVPYYLDEATGWGLEISDLKKQLAAAKSKGLSVRALVVINPGNPTGQVLSEENQRQIVEFCKKEGLVLLADEVYQENVYVPDKQFHSFKKVVRSMGYGDEDIALVSFQSVSKGYYGECGKRGGYMEVTGFSADIKEQIYKVASVNLCSNISGQILASLVMNPPKVGDESYESYRGERDGILSSLARRAKTLEDALNSLEGVTCNKAEGAMYLFPRIRLPEKAIKAAEAANTAPDAFYCKRLLNATGVVVVPGSGFGQVPGTWHFRCTILPQEDKIPAVVSRLTEFHRGFMDEFRD